The region TCACCGGCGGCGGCGGCATTGTTGTGCTCGAAGATCTAGAGCACGCCAAAGCGCGTGGCGCAAAAATCTATGCCGAAGTCACAGGCTTTGCAGCCACATCCGACGGCCACGACATGGTGGCCCCTTCTGGTGAGGGCGGCGAACGCGCCATGCGTCTTGCTCTGCAAACCCTGCCAGAGGGCCGCAAGGTCAGCTACATCAACGCCCATGGCACATCTACGCCCGTTGGCGACGTTGGCGAAGTCGAGGCTGTCCGCCGCGTCTTTGGCGAAGGCAACACGCCTCCGATCAGTTCAACCAAATCCATGACCGGTCACGGCCAGGGTGCGGCTGGCGCGATGGAAGCCATCTTTTGCCTGTTGATGCTTGAAAATGACTTCATCACCAGATCCATCAACGTTGATACGCTTGCAGAAGGCATCAACGAGGGTGAAATCGCCCGCGAACACGTCGAAAACGCCGGTCTTGATAGCGTGATGACCAACAGCTTTGGTTTTGGCGGCACCAACGGATCAATGATCCTGTCTAAATACAACGGCGAATGAGGGAGACCCACATGTCGGATCAACTAAAGGGCAAACGCGGCCTGATTATGGGCGTTGCCAACGAACGTTCCATCGCTTGGGGTATTGCCAAAGCCATGTCCGAAGCCGGTGCAGAGCTGGCGTTTTCTTACCAGGGCGACGCCTTTGGCAAGCGCCTGGCACCTCTGGCCGAACGGGTTGGCAGCGATCTGATGGTTGACGTTGATGTCACCGACGACGCCTCGCTGGACGCGGCGTTTGCAGCGCTGAAAGCGCGTTGGGACAGCATCGATTTTGTGGTGCACGCCATCGCCTTCTCCGACAAAAACGAGCTGACAGGCCGTTTCCTTGACACAAGCCGGGCAAATTTCAAAAACTCGCTCGATATCTCGGCCTATAGCTTTATCGAAGTGGCGCGCCGCGCCTATCCCATGATGAAAGACAATGGCGGCACCTTGCTGACATTGACCTATCAGGGCTCTAATCGCGTCACCCCCTATTATAATGTGATGGGGGTCGCCAAAGCCGCACTCGAGGCCACCACCCGCTATTTGGCCAATGATCTTGGTCCGGACGGCATCCGTGTGAACGCTATTTCACCCGGCCCCATGAAAACCCTGGCTGGGGCAGCCATCGGTGGCGCACGCAAGACCTATCGTCAAACCGAAACCAACGCCCCCCTGCGCTCAAACGCAACGCTCGAAGCCGTGGGCGGCACAGCCGTCTATCTGGCTTCGGACGCCGGGGCCTGTACCACAGGTGAGATTCTGCGGGTTGATGGCGGGTATCACGTGCTGGGCATGCCGCAGCCGGAAAACCTGTAAACCGACCCAACCGCAAACAAATAAGGGCCCTGCACCGCAGGGCCCTTCGCGTTTTCAGAGAGGTCAAAACGCGCTATAATTCTTAGGCAAACGCCGGTTCTGCCTGGGCGATCCGGGCCCCATTTGCAAAAACCTGACGCCACTTCATAATCTGAAACGACTTGCGCAGCCCCGTGGGCCAAAACGGGTCTTCCCGCACATAGCGCGCCACCTCGTCTTCATCCTCTGCGGTCAACACCCACAGATCGCCCCGCCCAATATCATCTGCATCCGTCAGCCCCCCAACCGCAGAAATGCGATCGGCGTTTTTTTCCAAATAGGCCAGATGCAGGGGAAGATAACTCAGACGCGTACAAAGATCAGTCTCTGGATTGTCTTCAAATAGAACCACATATTTCACGGTGCACCCTCCCTGTTCCGTCACGAAATTTTATAACACAGCAAAATAGCAGGTTGCCCCAGCAAATTAGCCAAGTTAATCTGCAAAAATGCAGGATCATGATTGGAACGACCTCAGATACCTCCTGGCGATACACCGCACCGGCTCTTTTACCGAGGCAGGCCGCAAGGCCGGTGTCAGCGAAACCACCGTTTCCCGACGCATCGCAGCCCTAGAACGCAAGCTTGATGTCAAGCTCATCCAAAAGGGCGGAGACAACGGCTATGAACTGTCAAATATCGGCCTGACAATCCTCGAACACGCCGAAATCATCGAACAGCAAAACACCGAGATCCAGGAACTTTCGGGCAGCGCTGGCCTGTCCACAAGCGGCACCGTGCGCGTCAGTGCCGTGCCTCTGGTCATCAATCGCATTCTAGTACCTGAATTAACGCGCATTCAAAGGCGTCATCCCAATATCACCATCGAACTGGTGCCCGAGACCCGAAATATCGATCTGACAAAACGCGAAGCAGATCTTGCGATCCGTTTGGCGCGTCCGGTAGCTGGCGGGCTGAAAACCACCGCGCGCAAGATCGGGCAATTGCACTATGCTATTTTTGGCCCGGAACAAACCACCAGCGACAAATCTGACACCTCAGCCTGGATCGGTTACGACGATTCCCAAGCCACCTTCCCTCAGGCCATCTGGCTAAATGCCGCCATCGCGCAAAGTCCCCAAGGGGCTTCTTCGCTGACCGTGCTGGATGCAACCACCGCCTTCGAAGCCGTCGCCGCCGGCATCGGCAAAACCATTTTGCCAAGACGCGTCGCCGCGATGGACCGTCGGCTGCGCGAACTGGTGCGCCCCAAAGGTCTGCCCCCCCTGCCCAAGCGTGACGTCTGGCTGCTCTCGCACAGCAGCCAATCAGCCAATGCCGCCATCAATGCGGTTAAAGAATGGTTAGCAGACATCAAATGGCAATAGGGCGCGACCCATGCCACGCCCTACTCGAATCGTACGTTTCAAGCTCTGAAACGTACAAATTGTACAATTAACGAAAGATGACCTAGGCGATCGCAACCAGCTCCAAAGCAAAGGTCAGATCCTTGCCCGCGAGCTCGTGGTTGGCGTCCAAAGTCACGGCTTCATCCGTGATATTCATCACCTTTACCGGGATAACTTGGCCATCCGGGCCCTGCATTTGCAGCATCAGACCCACTTCCAACGGGATTTCTGCTGGGATCTGTTCGCGTGGCACATCTTGGATCATTCCCTCGTGGGATGGGCCATATGCGTCGGCACAAGGGATGTTGACGGTTTTCTTTTCTCCAACCGTCATACCGGTCACACCATCGTCAAAGCCCTTGATAACTTGGCCAGATCCCAAAGTGAACGCCAATGGATCACGCCCTTCAGAGCTGTCAAAAACACTTCCGTCGCTCAATGTGCCAGTGTAGTGAATTTGAACGTTATCGCCAGACTTTGCAGCCGTCATGAATTTTCCAATCTTAGTTTTCGCCCTGATCGTCAAAGCGGTCGCTTGGCAACTTAGAGTTTGACGTTAGGAATGGCAAACCGATCAATTGACTTTACCCGATGCCTGCGCATTCTGGTCGCGTGGAGGACACCGATGTCGATTACAACCTGCATTTTTGACGCCTATGGAACGCTGTTTGATGTTTCCGCCGCCGCCCGCCAAGCCGCTGCAGAGCCAGAGCACGCTGCCTTTGCAACCCATTGGGACAAGGTTTCAGCCGACTGGCGCAACAAGCAGCTTCAGTACACCTGGCTGCGGGCCATCACCCACAATCACACGGATTTTTGGCAGGTGACACAAGAGGCTCTGGATTGGTCACTGCAAGCCTCTGGGCTTGAAAACGACACAGATTTGCGCCGCCGCCTGTTGCAGCTTTATTGGGAGTTATCCGCATATCCGGAAGTGCCGGAAATGCTAAAAACTCTTAAATCTCAAGGACTTAATACCGGAATTCTGTCCAATGGATCACCCGATATGTTGGATGGTGCCGTGAAAAGCGCGGGCCTTTCTACTTGGTTGGATGACGTTCTAAGCGTTGAATCCGTGGGCGTGTTTAAGCCCGACAGCCGGGTTTATGATTTGGTCCTCAAGCGTTTCAACTGTACTGCGGACGAGGTGCTGTTTGTGTCTTCCAATGGCTGGGATGTTGCTGGCGCATCTGGGTTTGGTTTCCAAACTGTCTGGGTTAATCGTGCCGCCGAACCGGTGGACTGCCTGCCCCATGGCCCGGACCATCAACTGAAAAACTTGACTGAAATAACTAAAATTGCAGGTATTTAATGCCCCATTTTGAAACATCCGACGGCCTGACGCTTTATTATTCTGACGAAGGCCAGGGAATTCCCATTCTTTGCCTTGCCGGATTAACCAGAAACTCTAGTGATTTCAGTTATATAAATGGAAAACTGGGCGAAGTCCGTTTGTTAAAAATGGATTATCGTGGCCGTGGAAAATCTGATTGGGCCAAAGATTTCACCACCTATAACATCCCACGCGAAAGCCAAGATGCGCTGGAGCTTATGGATTTTCTGGGAATAAAGAAATTCGCAATTATCGGTACCTCCCGCGGCGGCCTCTGCGCCATCACCATCGGGGCCATGGCCCCGGATCGCCTGCTTGGCGTGGCGTTTAATGACATCGGCCCTGATCTAAATCTGGAGGGCTTAAAAGTCATCATGAATTACATCGGCCAAAACCCACCTTGGCAAACCATGGCGCAAGCCACAGAGGCAAGACACAGCGTCATGGCCGGTTTTGAAAACGTGCCGCAAAGTCGCTGGCGCGAAGAAGTCGAGAAGTTTTATCACCAAACAGAGAAAGGATTGGTGATCAACTATGACCCCAAATTGCGCGATAGCGTGCTGGCTGTACCTTTAGACTCTGCTCCAGATTTATGGCCTTTTTTCAAGGCACTATCGAACCTTCCTCTTGCGGTTTTACGCGGTGAAAATTCTGATTTGCTTGCGGCAGATACATTCCAAAAGATGCGCATTGCCTTGCCTCAAGCGATTATGGCCACCGTTAAAGATCGGGGTCACGTCCCGTTTTTGGACGAACCGGAATCCTTAGAAACCCTGCAAAACTGGGTCACACAGCTTGAGCAGGCCCCTCAAAATCAAGGCGCTTGATCAGAAGGTTGGGTTTGAAATACTTGGAAATACGGGGGCTCTATGACACGTTTCACCATCGCATCATTTAATGTCAAAAACCTGATTGGCGCAGACAAAGAATACTACAAATTTCAGTCTTACACCCCAGAGGAATACGCTTGGAAAGTGGACTGGATGGCCGATCAATTGTTGGCGATGGATGCCGATGTGATCGGATTTCAAGAAGTTTTTGAAGAAAAAGCGTTGCGCGAGGTGTTGCGCGAAGCCGAAACCCGAGGCAACGAGCTAAACGCCGCAGTCATCCCCCCAAAAAATAAACGATATCATCGGAAAGCCATCTTCAAAAAGCTTGGGTTTTCAGGCTACAAAGACGCCGCTTTGGCCTTTGCTGCAAACACCAATGATACGGCAACACCCGGCCAACGGCGACCCGGAGTGGCGATCCTGAGCCGCTATGGGTTTTCTGGGGCACCCGAAATCATTCAAGACCTTGATGAACCAGTGAAAATTCCACTTAAGGAACTAGGTGGGGAAAGCGCCGGATACTTTGAAATCAAAAGGCTTTCGCGCCCCATCCTAAAGGCGAAGGTGCCAATTGATGGCCAAGACATTACGGTTTTTACCTGCCATCTGAAATCAAAACTCGGAGAATTTATCACGCCTGCGGGTGCCGCGTTTGCTGTCGAAGCGGACCTGAACAAATATGACCCCATGGGCCGCGCAATGGGTGCCATGCGCGCTGCAATTCGGCGTATGGCCGAAGCTTGGGTGTTGCGCCGCGAGATTGTTGCAGAGTTGCGGGCCGGCAATCCCGTGATCGTGACTGGCGATTTTAATGACGGAGAACATGCGGTTAGCTCTGAAATCATTTCTGGGGAAGTACCCTTTAAGAACTATGCTTGGATGCTGCGCCATGATGCCCAATCCCCGCGCGACCGGTATAGCGCTGAACAGGATCTCGCCATTCGGAAAAATATGCAGGAGATGCGCCTTACATCGGCGGAAAAGCTGTTTGTTCGTAAAAGTTTACGTGATGTCGTATATACAACGGCTTTTGGCGGTGTGTATGAAAGCATTGATCAAATTTATTTGTCTCATCATTTTCATCCAGACAATTCCAAAAAACTTGGAGAAATGGAATATTTCAGCGTTCTCAACGACCATTTGACAGACGGCAGCCACCCCGAAGCACCTTACAACAAACTGGCCAGCGACCATGGACAGATCATGGCACATTTGCGTTTGGGGTTGGAGAATGACTGACGCAAAGAATTTCGTGATGTTGAATGCGACGATGCGCGGGCCAGATGACGCGCCACCAATTGTTTTTCTACACACCATCGGTACTGATGCTGGCATTTGGTCTGATGTTTTAGATTTGTTGCCAACAGAATTGCGTTTGATATGCCTTGATCTTCGGGGACATGGCCAGACCGATTGCCCTCCCCCACCCTATGGCATGGGTGCTCTCATCAAAGATGTCGAAGTAATGCTAGATCATCTAAATATCAAAGACTGCATTCTTGTTGGTCTGGGATTGGGCGGATTGATCGCGCAGGGATTGGCGATCAAAAGACTTGATCAAGTGCGCGCTTTGGTTCTGTCTGGAAGCGCTGTAAAAATTGGTTTTGCCCCACATTGGGAGGCCGACATAGCAGAAACGATGGACAACGGTACCATGCATATTTGTGAAAAAATGATGCGCGCGTGGTTCAGCCGCAAAGCACATGAAACAGACGCCCGCCTCGCGCACCAATCTCTGTTTCTTGCAACCCCCACAAATGCCTTGCTAGGCGCAATGCACGCGATCAAGGGGGCCGACTTTTATACACCAACCAGCGGCCTGCGATTGCCAACACTAGGAATTTCCGGCAGCGAAGATGGTATGGTTCCGCCTGATCTTATGCGCGAAACTCTGGCGCTTATTCCGGCCTCGGAATTCAAAATTATCCGCAAGGCCGGACATCTAAGCTGTGTTGATCAACCCGAAATCTTTGCGCATCACATCACTGAATTTGCCCAACGCATTGGCCACGCTTGATATACGCTTTGCCTAGGCTACGACTTGCGTTATCCGGATTGGGAAAAACTCTCTGAGGACACAATGGCCGCATCAATTTTTGAAAGTCCACTCCTTTCCAAGCGCTATCCGACGGGCGAAACAGGACGTCTCTTTACCGACGCAGCAGAGGTTCGCGCCTTGCTTTTGGTCGCTGGGACGCTCGCCAAGGTACAAGGAAAATTGGGGCATATCCCTGAAGATTCAGCCTTTTTTATCCATCGGGCTGCGATGGAAGTGCAAATAGATCCAGCCGGATTGGCCGTAGACATCGCAAAATCTGGGGAAATCGTCACTGCGCTGCGTGATGCCTTTGCCAGGGCTTTGGAGGCACCTGAACATAGCGGTTATATCCTAAACGGGATGGCATCACAGAACGTGATAGATACGGCGATTGCACTTCGATTGCGTCAGTTTCTTAGCATCAGTGAAAAGGCGCTTACAAATCACATGTTGCCCGAGGCAGACGTCTTGCTTGCAGAGCTCATGGAAGTTCGCAAAAACGTGGTTTCCATTGCTTTTGACGCCAAAGGCCCAGAGCAAAATGCGACCAGATCTGCATTGGCCAAAGCGCTGCGTTTGGGTACGGTCGAAATTGCAGATAGATCTGGCGTGCTAAGCTGCGCCAACTGGGCCGTACGAGTTTGCGGCTTGCTGGCCAAGCAAAAGGGTGCAGAATTCGCGCAACTTGCGCAACTGACAGCGCTTGCATCTGCGTTATATGACGCTTTGGAGACTGATCATGCGAAAATGGTTTCGCCTTGCCTCGCACAAATTTGCCTATGTGCTGCTGCTGCCTTAGAAATTTCAAAACCATAGACATTTCTGTTCCATTGTTACCGCAGTTCCTCAGCGATGACTGCATTGCTGAATTACCAGTTCGGGAAAAGCCAAATGACCTCGCGCTTGCCAATTGTATTTATTATTTTGACAGTCGTGATCGATGCGATGGGGATCGGCTTGATCATGCCGGTGATGCCTGACCTTATTGGCGAAGTCCAAGGCGGTGACATCGCAAATGCCGCGATCTGGGGGGGACTACTGACCACCGCTTTTGCTGCGATGCAATTTCTATTCAGCCCATTGATTGGCAATCTGTCAGACCGCTATGGGCGTCGACCAATCTTGTTGACTTCTTTGGTCATAATGACAGCAGATTACTTGGTCATGGCGACAGCTGGTACGATCTGGTTATTGCTAGCCGGGCGGATTGTTGGGGGCATAACTGCAGCGACGCATTCCACGGCTTCGGCCTTTATGGCAGATATCAGCGCCCCAGAAGAAAAGGCAAAAAACTTTGGCTTGATAGGCGCGGGATTTGGCATCGGATTTGTTTTGGGCCCCGTCATTGGCGGCCTTTTGGCCAGCTATGGAACACGCGCCCCATTTTATGCTGCCGCCGCATTGGCTGCGATGAACGGTTTCTTGGGATGGTTGGTGTTAAAAGAAACGGTAACCGACCAAATACGGCGCCCTTTCACCTGGGCACGCGCTAATCCGCTTGGCGCATTTTCTGCAGTGACTAAAATGCCGGGCTTGACCGCGCTTTTGCTGGTTTTCTTTTTCTATCAGGTTTCAAGTTTCGTGTACCCGGTCACCTGGCCGTATTTCACCACAGAGCGTTTTGGTTGGGGGCCTGGCATGATCGGCGTGTCACTTGCCGTTTTTGGCGTTTTCTTTGCGATTGTTCAGGGCGTTTTGGTGCAGCCATCCATCAAGCATTTGGGCCACCGAGGAACGGTGATTGCAGGGCTTTCGATCGAAGTGATCATGTTGATATTTATGGGGTTTGTATCGTCTGGCATGTTTGCGCTTGGTTTTACGCCATTCGCTGCATTGGCCGCCATCGGCGTTCCTGCATTGCAAGGCATCATGTCGCGGCGCATCCCAGATGACGCACAGGGTGAATTGCAGGGCGTTTTGGCATCAGTAACCTCTGTGGCGATGATATTCTCACCCTTGCTGATGACGCAAACCTTTGCTTATTTTTCCGCTCCAAACGCGCCAATCTACTTGCCTGGTGCTGCTTTTTTGCTGTCTGCAATCTTGATGGTCGTCTCACTGATGATTTTTATTGGGCGCAAACGCAAGCCTGCAGCAAAGGTGTACTAACGCCTGTCATGGATCTCGCACTTAGAGATTTGACGTGTTAATAAATACCAAAATAACAAGGCTCCGTCACAGATCATGCAGAATGCAGCAATTTCCACAGAGGCTATGGCAAGCAACGCAGAGGCCGCCGCCGCTTATTTGAAAACCTTGGCGCATGGCGGTCGCTTGATGATACTTTGCCACCTAAGTTCAGGCGAAAAATCGGTTAGTGAGCTCGAAGCACTCTTGGATGTGCGACAAGCCGCGGTCAGTCAGATGCTCGCGCGATTGCGTGAAGACGGACTTGTGGCGACGCGGCGCGATGGCAAGGCAGTCTTTTATACGCTTGCGGACCCAAATACAGCCCAAGTCATTGGTTTACTTTATCAATTGTTTTGTGCGCCTGCCCAGGACTAACAACAGCTTATGAGCGACTTCCCGCAGCAATTCCAAAACTGGTTTCGCTCTAAAGGCTGGGAAATACACCCGCATCAACGTGAGATGTTGCAAAGGCACAATGACCCTGCCCTTTTGTTGATCGCGCCAACCGGAGGGGGCAAAACACTTGCAGGCTTTTTGCCAACACTTGTTGATCTATCGGCAACCCCGCATGCCGGAATGCACACGCTGTATGTCTCGCCATTAAAAGCCCTCGCGACCGATATTAAACGAAATCTGCGCAAACCTGTCGAAGAAATGGGGCTTGATGTGCGCATAGAGGATCGCACCGGTGATACGTCAAATTTTCACAAGAAAAGACAGCGCGCCGACCCACCTCATATCTTGCTGACAACACCTGAAAGCCTGGCACTATTGATCAGCTATCCTGATGCAGCCCGAACATTTGCAGGGCTTAAGCGGGTGATTGTTGACGAAATACATGCACTTGCAGAAAGCAAACGTGGCGATCAACTGATGTTGGCACTTTCGCGCCTTCAAAGTCTTTGCCCCGAGCTGAAGCGCGTTGGCTTGTCCGCCACCGTAGATGATCCCGAAGAGATCGCGTATTTGCTCGCAAAAAACCCCGATCCCTGCCCCATCTTGCACGCAGACCCCGGGCCTGCGCCCGACATTCAGATGTTGACGACTTTAGAGGCACCGCCTTGGTCAGGAGGCGGTGCAGCCTATGCGATTCCAGCGGTTTTGGAACAGATCAAGAAACACAAAACGACATTGGTGTTTCACAACACACGCGCGCAGGCGGAAATATTTTTTCACAAGCTTTGGTTGGCAAATGATGAAAGCTTACCCATTGGCATCCATCACGGCAGCCTAGACCGCACACAACGCGAACGGGTTGAAGCCGCAATGGTACGCGGTGAGCTGCGGGCTATTGTCTGCACTGGCAGCCTTGATCTTGGCATCGACTGGGGCGACGTTGATTTGGTTATCCAGATTGGCGCACCAAAGAACGTAAAGCGGCTGGTTCAGCGGATCGGGCGCGCCAATCACCGCTATAACGCCCCGTCCAAGGCGCTGCTGGTGCCCGCGAACCGATTTGAAGTTGTTGAGTGTGTGGCAGCGCTAGGGGCCGTCTATGCCCACGACCTTGACGGGGAAACCCGAGCGGCTGGACCGCGTGATGTGTTGTGCCAGCATATTCTGCTTTGCGCATCCTCTGGACCGTTTGATGCTGATGCACTGTTTCTTGAAGTGACCTCCGCTGGAGCCTTTCGCACATTAACGCGCGATGAATTTGACGCATGTTTGCAATTCTGTGCAACAGGTGGCTACGCGTTAAAGGCCTATGATCAATGGCAACGATTGCAATTGCAATCTGGCGGAAGTTGGCAACTGCGAGATCCACGTCTCGCGGCGAAAATCAGGATGAATGCGGGAACTATTCAGGACAGTGACCTATTAAAAGTGCGTATGAAACGTGCCCGCGGGGGCAAGCTCCTTGGCGAAATTGAAGAGAATTTTGCAGCTTCATTGACCCAAGGAGACACTTTTTTGATTGGTGGCCAAATCGTTCGGTATGAAGGGTTGCGGGAGCTGACAGTTGAAGTTTCAAAAACACCCGGACGAAAACCGAAAATTGCGGTTTTTTCCGGCACCAAATTTGCTACATCTACGCAACTATCAAACCGGATTTTGCAGCTGTTTCAAAACAAAACATGGCCCGGCTTGCCACAGCACACCGTGGATTGGTTGGAGCTGCAGCGTAAGACCTCTCAGCTGCCGCAACCAAATCGCCTGCTCATTGAAAGCTTCCCCCATGATGGGCGTCATCATATTTGTGTATACGGGTTTGCCGGCCGCAATGCCCAACAAACACTTGGACTTTTGCTGACCAAGCGCATGGAAGAGCTGGGGCTGGCCCCAATGGGGTTTGTCGCCACCGACTATGCCACGTTGATCTGGGGACTGGACGCTGTCACCGACCCTACGCCCCTCTTTGAAAGGCAGTATTTGCGCGATGGGCTGGATGGCTGGCTGTCACAAAATGCGCTTATGAAACGCAGCTTTCGCGGAGCAGCGACCATTGCCGGTCTGATCGAGCGAAACAACCTGGGAAAGCGTAAATCAGGCAGGCAAGCGACGTTCTCTAGTGACATATTGTATGACACCTTACTCAAATATGATCCCGATCATCTGTTGATGCAGATCACACGTGACGAAGCAATGCGCGGGTTGGTGGACTTTTCTCGTATCGAGGAAATGCTGGATCGTGTTGAGGGGCGCATTGACTTGGTGTTATTGGACAGAGTTTCCCCCTTGGCTGCGCCCCTATTTTTGGAAATGGGCAAAGTGTCGGTGTCCGGCGGGGCCGAGGAACGCTTGTTGCAGGAAGAAGAGGCCGCGATTATGCAAGCTGCCGGTTTGGAACAAAGCTGACATTTAGCGGTTGATTGGCCTTTAGAATCACGCCACCAATTGGCTATGAACTTTTTGGATTTCACCCTAGCCGGTACCCAGCTTACAGCGCTTGGATCTGGTGCGCTTTGGTGGCGCGCAAAGAATTTGCTCTGTGTCTCTGATTTGCATCTTGGTAAGTCCGAAAGGATCGCACGCAATGGCGGTTCTATTTTGCCCCCATATGACACGCGCGACACGTTAATTCGGCTGGAAAATGACATCCGACAAACCGCTGCAGAAACCGTAATTTGTTTGGGTGATAGCTTTGATGACTTACAGGTGCTGGATGCCCTGCCAGAGGCCGAAAGCAATTGGATCAATCGCATGCAGGCTGGTCTGCGTTGGGTTTGGATCGAAGGCAACCATGATCCTGGACCTATCGAATTGCCGGGGGCGCATTTAGCAGAGTTGCCTTTACCACCCTTAGCGTTTCGCCATATTGCAGACCCGCGACAAAGCGGCGAAATCTCTGGGCACTATCACCCCAAAGTACGGGTACAAACGCGTCTACGCGGCATTTCGCGACCGGCATTTTTGTTTGATTCTGACCGTGTCATTATGCCTGCATATGGCACCTACACCGGCGGATTGCGCAGCACTGACAAGGCGCTCAGAGCGTTGATGCGCCCCGAAGCCATGGCAATTGTCACAGGGCAAACACCCCGAGTGGTCGCACTTCCCGGTTAAGGGAATTGACCATCGGCGCGAGGTGCCTCGCGACGATAAGGTTTGCCTGATTGGAACGCCCTAAGATCAGGCTGTCAGCCCTTCTGGCTCTGCAAGCCCATTGGCCCGGCTACAGGCCG is a window of Cognatishimia sp. WU-CL00825 DNA encoding:
- a CDS encoding TCR/Tet family MFS transporter; this translates as MTSRLPIVFIILTVVIDAMGIGLIMPVMPDLIGEVQGGDIANAAIWGGLLTTAFAAMQFLFSPLIGNLSDRYGRRPILLTSLVIMTADYLVMATAGTIWLLLAGRIVGGITAATHSTASAFMADISAPEEKAKNFGLIGAGFGIGFVLGPVIGGLLASYGTRAPFYAAAALAAMNGFLGWLVLKETVTDQIRRPFTWARANPLGAFSAVTKMPGLTALLLVFFFYQVSSFVYPVTWPYFTTERFGWGPGMIGVSLAVFGVFFAIVQGVLVQPSIKHLGHRGTVIAGLSIEVIMLIFMGFVSSGMFALGFTPFAALAAIGVPALQGIMSRRIPDDAQGELQGVLASVTSVAMIFSPLLMTQTFAYFSAPNAPIYLPGAAFLLSAILMVVSLMIFIGRKRKPAAKVY
- a CDS encoding endonuclease/exonuclease/phosphatase family protein codes for the protein MTRFTIASFNVKNLIGADKEYYKFQSYTPEEYAWKVDWMADQLLAMDADVIGFQEVFEEKALREVLREAETRGNELNAAVIPPKNKRYHRKAIFKKLGFSGYKDAALAFAANTNDTATPGQRRPGVAILSRYGFSGAPEIIQDLDEPVKIPLKELGGESAGYFEIKRLSRPILKAKVPIDGQDITVFTCHLKSKLGEFITPAGAAFAVEADLNKYDPMGRAMGAMRAAIRRMAEAWVLRREIVAELRAGNPVIVTGDFNDGEHAVSSEIISGEVPFKNYAWMLRHDAQSPRDRYSAEQDLAIRKNMQEMRLTSAEKLFVRKSLRDVVYTTAFGGVYESIDQIYLSHHFHPDNSKKLGEMEYFSVLNDHLTDGSHPEAPYNKLASDHGQIMAHLRLGLEND
- a CDS encoding haloacid dehalogenase type II; translation: MSITTCIFDAYGTLFDVSAAARQAAAEPEHAAFATHWDKVSADWRNKQLQYTWLRAITHNHTDFWQVTQEALDWSLQASGLENDTDLRRRLLQLYWELSAYPEVPEMLKTLKSQGLNTGILSNGSPDMLDGAVKSAGLSTWLDDVLSVESVGVFKPDSRVYDLVLKRFNCTADEVLFVSSNGWDVAGASGFGFQTVWVNRAAEPVDCLPHGPDHQLKNLTEITKIAGI
- a CDS encoding YciI family protein, whose amino-acid sequence is MKYVVLFEDNPETDLCTRLSYLPLHLAYLEKNADRISAVGGLTDADDIGRGDLWVLTAEDEDEVARYVREDPFWPTGLRKSFQIMKWRQVFANGARIAQAEPAFA
- a CDS encoding enoyl-ACP reductase; translated protein: MSDQLKGKRGLIMGVANERSIAWGIAKAMSEAGAELAFSYQGDAFGKRLAPLAERVGSDLMVDVDVTDDASLDAAFAALKARWDSIDFVVHAIAFSDKNELTGRFLDTSRANFKNSLDISAYSFIEVARRAYPMMKDNGGTLLTLTYQGSNRVTPYYNVMGVAKAALEATTRYLANDLGPDGIRVNAISPGPMKTLAGAAIGGARKTYRQTETNAPLRSNATLEAVGGTAVYLASDAGACTTGEILRVDGGYHVLGMPQPENL
- a CDS encoding metalloregulator ArsR/SmtB family transcription factor; this translates as MQNAAISTEAMASNAEAAAAYLKTLAHGGRLMILCHLSSGEKSVSELEALLDVRQAAVSQMLARLREDGLVATRRDGKAVFYTLADPNTAQVIGLLYQLFCAPAQD
- a CDS encoding LysR family transcriptional regulator; this translates as MQDHDWNDLRYLLAIHRTGSFTEAGRKAGVSETTVSRRIAALERKLDVKLIQKGGDNGYELSNIGLTILEHAEIIEQQNTEIQELSGSAGLSTSGTVRVSAVPLVINRILVPELTRIQRRHPNITIELVPETRNIDLTKREADLAIRLARPVAGGLKTTARKIGQLHYAIFGPEQTTSDKSDTSAWIGYDDSQATFPQAIWLNAAIAQSPQGASSLTVLDATTAFEAVAAGIGKTILPRRVAAMDRRLRELVRPKGLPPLPKRDVWLLSHSSQSANAAINAVKEWLADIKWQ
- a CDS encoding alpha/beta fold hydrolase, with the translated sequence MTDAKNFVMLNATMRGPDDAPPIVFLHTIGTDAGIWSDVLDLLPTELRLICLDLRGHGQTDCPPPPYGMGALIKDVEVMLDHLNIKDCILVGLGLGGLIAQGLAIKRLDQVRALVLSGSAVKIGFAPHWEADIAETMDNGTMHICEKMMRAWFSRKAHETDARLAHQSLFLATPTNALLGAMHAIKGADFYTPTSGLRLPTLGISGSEDGMVPPDLMRETLALIPASEFKIIRKAGHLSCVDQPEIFAHHITEFAQRIGHA
- a CDS encoding peptidylprolyl isomerase; protein product: MTAAKSGDNVQIHYTGTLSDGSVFDSSEGRDPLAFTLGSGQVIKGFDDGVTGMTVGEKKTVNIPCADAYGPSHEGMIQDVPREQIPAEIPLEVGLMLQMQGPDGQVIPVKVMNITDEAVTLDANHELAGKDLTFALELVAIA
- a CDS encoding alpha/beta hydrolase: MPHFETSDGLTLYYSDEGQGIPILCLAGLTRNSSDFSYINGKLGEVRLLKMDYRGRGKSDWAKDFTTYNIPRESQDALELMDFLGIKKFAIIGTSRGGLCAITIGAMAPDRLLGVAFNDIGPDLNLEGLKVIMNYIGQNPPWQTMAQATEARHSVMAGFENVPQSRWREEVEKFYHQTEKGLVINYDPKLRDSVLAVPLDSAPDLWPFFKALSNLPLAVLRGENSDLLAADTFQKMRIALPQAIMATVKDRGHVPFLDEPESLETLQNWVTQLEQAPQNQGA